The following are encoded in a window of Candidatus Zixiibacteriota bacterium genomic DNA:
- a CDS encoding AarF/ABC1/UbiB kinase family protein — protein MLSIRKISVIGQRYRHFNRYKKILNVVIKYGFGDLIDRLKIEQYFKIGLKIVPEEQLHQIQNLTTAERVRKILEELGPTFVKLAQILSTRPDLIPLEYIAEFTKLQDRVPVFPYEEVVKVIENETGRKPEELFDKFEPEPYAAASIGQVHRAVMSDGEEVAVKVQRPGIVKTIEIDLEIMLHLAGLAEQHIKELEQFRPSRIVAEFARTIEKEIDYNTEATHMEHFARMFINDPTVYVPRVYRELTTERMLTMEYVEGIKVSEIEALRQAGYNLKEIAGRGAVLIMKQIFEYGFFHADPHPGNVFILDNNVICYLDFGMMGRISLMEREQFAELLMRVVNREEKKAAEIFLELTDYDEEPDRNLLERDLADLIDRFLYLPLNEIDTGKLLHQLLHVVSKHGLSLKPHLYLMMKAMGTVEGIGRRLDADFEIGGHAGPFVKKIQLNRLNPKRIVGDMMDSGMELLHLLREIPAELRTLVKQVRDGRAKIQFEHRGLDHMIASHEKISNRIVFAIVLAALIIGSSLIIHSDIPPRLGGIPVIGLFGFLVAGLMGFWLLISILRSGRM, from the coding sequence ATGCTCAGCATTCGTAAAATCAGCGTTATCGGCCAGCGCTACCGGCATTTCAACCGGTACAAAAAAATCCTCAATGTCGTTATCAAGTACGGTTTCGGGGACTTGATCGACCGTCTTAAAATCGAGCAGTATTTCAAAATCGGACTGAAAATTGTCCCCGAAGAACAACTACACCAGATTCAGAACCTGACCACAGCGGAACGGGTTCGCAAAATCCTTGAGGAACTCGGCCCGACCTTCGTCAAACTGGCCCAGATTCTCTCGACCCGTCCCGACCTGATCCCGCTGGAGTATATCGCCGAGTTTACCAAACTCCAGGACCGGGTCCCGGTTTTCCCGTACGAGGAAGTCGTCAAGGTTATCGAAAACGAAACCGGACGTAAACCCGAGGAGTTGTTCGACAAATTTGAACCGGAACCCTATGCCGCCGCCTCGATCGGACAGGTGCACCGGGCGGTTATGTCCGACGGTGAGGAAGTTGCGGTCAAGGTCCAGCGGCCGGGAATCGTCAAGACCATCGAGATCGACCTGGAAATTATGCTCCATCTGGCCGGCCTGGCCGAACAGCATATCAAGGAACTGGAGCAATTCCGCCCGTCCCGGATTGTCGCGGAATTCGCCCGGACTATCGAAAAGGAAATCGACTACAATACCGAAGCCACCCACATGGAGCATTTCGCCCGCATGTTTATCAATGATCCGACCGTTTATGTTCCCCGCGTGTACCGCGAACTGACCACCGAGCGGATGCTGACCATGGAATATGTCGAAGGGATCAAGGTTTCCGAAATCGAGGCTCTCCGGCAGGCCGGGTACAACCTCAAAGAAATCGCCGGCCGCGGGGCCGTCCTGATCATGAAACAGATTTTCGAGTACGGTTTCTTCCATGCCGACCCGCACCCCGGCAATGTCTTCATTCTCGACAACAATGTCATCTGCTATCTCGATTTCGGTATGATGGGCCGGATCAGCCTGATGGAACGGGAGCAGTTCGCCGAACTTCTGATGCGGGTGGTCAACCGCGAGGAAAAAAAGGCGGCCGAGATTTTCCTGGAACTGACCGATTATGACGAGGAGCCGGACCGCAACCTGCTGGAACGCGATCTGGCCGACCTGATCGACCGGTTTCTTTACCTGCCGCTCAATGAAATCGATACCGGCAAACTGCTCCACCAGCTTCTCCATGTGGTTTCAAAGCATGGCCTTAGTCTCAAGCCGCATCTTTACCTGATGATGAAGGCGATGGGGACGGTCGAGGGGATCGGCCGCCGTCTCGATGCCGATTTCGAAATCGGCGGGCACGCCGGGCCGTTTGTCAAAAAAATTCAGTTGAACCGCCTCAATCCCAAAAGAATTGTCGGCGATATGATGGACTCCGGCATGGAACTGCTCCATCTCCTGCGCGAGATCCCCGCCGAACTGCGAACCCTGGTCAAACAGGTCCGCGACGGCCGGGCCAAAATCCAGTTCGAGCATCGCGGTCTGGACCATATGATCGCCTCCCATGAAAAAATCAGCAACCGCATCGTTTTCGCCATTGTCCTGGCCGCCCTCATTATCGGTTCCTCGCTGATAATTCACTCCGATATCCCGCCCCGTCTCGGCGGAATCCCCGTGATCGGGCTGTTCGGATTTCTGGTGGCGGGACTGATGGGGTTCTGGCTTTTAATTTCGATCCTCCGTAGCGGCCGTATGTGA
- a CDS encoding flavodoxin, with the protein MPRIGIFYGSTTGNTEEVVNMLAGRLTEHGFEVVIHDIVRQELEDMMHYDNLILASPTWNMGELQEDWEVVFEEFSRLDFTGKKVAFLGLGDQAGHSETFLNGIGLLARPVEKNGAEIVGMWPREDYEYENSEAERGEMFIGLAIDQDSEEDQTAERLDRWVTMITGQFGQ; encoded by the coding sequence ATGCCCCGGATAGGAATCTTTTACGGAAGCACCACCGGTAATACCGAGGAAGTCGTCAATATGCTGGCCGGGCGACTGACCGAACACGGATTCGAAGTCGTTATCCACGATATCGTCCGGCAGGAACTCGAGGATATGATGCACTATGATAATCTTATCCTGGCCTCGCCCACCTGGAATATGGGTGAACTCCAGGAGGATTGGGAGGTGGTTTTCGAGGAATTTTCCAGACTCGATTTCACCGGCAAAAAAGTGGCTTTTCTCGGTCTGGGCGATCAGGCCGGGCATTCGGAGACTTTTCTCAACGGGATCGGCCTGCTGGCCCGCCCGGTGGAAAAAAACGGCGCCGAAATCGTCGGAATGTGGCCGCGTGAGGATTATGAATACGAAAATTCCGAAGCCGAACGGGGCGAGATGTTTATCGGGCTGGCTATCGACCAGGATTCGGAAGAAGACCAAACTGCCGAACGGCTGGACCGCTGGGTAACCATGATTACGGGGCAATTCGGTCAATGA
- a CDS encoding flavodoxin, whose product MHKIGLFYGTTTGNTEEVARILAQELENVGLDVDMYDVADTDLQTMAHYDRMILVSPTWSRGSLPDDWETIYTDFAHLDFSGKRVAFLGLGDQVGYPDYFVDSIGKLARPVYLNGGQVVGQWPNKEYFFNRSDASEGDYFVGLAIDQDNEDFLTKDRIRAWVADLKKQFAD is encoded by the coding sequence ATGCATAAAATTGGTTTGTTTTACGGCACCACCACCGGCAATACCGAAGAGGTCGCCCGTATCCTGGCCCAGGAACTTGAAAATGTCGGCCTTGATGTGGATATGTACGATGTGGCCGATACCGATCTGCAGACTATGGCTCATTATGATCGCATGATTCTGGTCTCCCCGACCTGGAGCCGCGGGAGTCTGCCCGATGACTGGGAAACTATCTACACCGATTTTGCCCATCTCGATTTTTCCGGGAAAAGAGTCGCTTTCCTGGGACTGGGTGATCAGGTCGGTTATCCCGATTATTTTGTCGATTCCATTGGCAAATTGGCTCGCCCGGTCTATTTGAACGGCGGCCAGGTGGTCGGACAGTGGCCCAATAAAGAATATTTCTTCAATCGGTCCGATGCCTCCGAAGGCGATTATTTCGTCGGACTGGCTATCGATCAGGATAACGAGGACTTCCTCACCAAAGAT